The Streptomyces sp. NBC_01197 genome window below encodes:
- a CDS encoding NUDIX hydrolase: protein MSAELREVARVILLDPADRVLLMHGFEPADPARTWWFTPGGGVEPGETHEEAALRELREETGIDAVDLGPVLWSRVCSFPFDGRRWNQDERYFLGRTTRTATAMDGLTPLEQRSVAGLRWWTSAELSATRETVYPTRLAGLLRTLLDEGPPAAPVVLAPEIV, encoded by the coding sequence GTGTCGGCTGAGCTGCGCGAGGTCGCGCGCGTCATCCTGCTCGATCCGGCCGACCGGGTGCTGCTGATGCACGGGTTCGAGCCCGCCGATCCGGCGCGCACCTGGTGGTTCACTCCCGGCGGAGGCGTCGAGCCGGGGGAGACCCATGAGGAGGCCGCGCTCCGCGAGTTGCGGGAGGAGACCGGCATCGACGCGGTGGACCTCGGCCCGGTGCTGTGGTCCCGGGTGTGCTCGTTCCCGTTCGACGGGCGCCGGTGGAACCAGGATGAACGGTACTTTCTCGGGCGAACCACTCGGACTGCGACCGCCATGGACGGGCTGACCCCGCTGGAGCAGCGCAGCGTCGCGGGGCTGAGGTGGTGGACTTCCGCCGAACTGTCCGCGACGCGTGAGACGGTGTATCCGACCAGGCTCGCCGGGCTGCTGCGCACGCTGCTCGACGAGGGTCCCCCGGCTGCACCGGTGGTCCTGGCCCCGGAAATCGTCTAG
- the lepB gene encoding signal peptidase I: MSGTVRTSDGGGRLGSALSGLAVAVGCVLFLGGFAWGAVEYKPYTVPTDSMTPTVKVGDRVLAQRIDSSAVHRGDVVIFQDPDWGDMPMVKRVVGVGGDKVACCDTRGRLTVNGNGINEPYLNADPLSKGRASAMGFTVKVPAGRLFLLGDERTNSMDSRVHLQDADHGSVPRSTVSARVDAIAWPLSGGTIGRPEAFAALPGGVSQPGPLKLVVAAVLAGVVLILGGSVYGPLARGLGGRKKKVAVGVG; encoded by the coding sequence ATGAGCGGAACAGTACGTACGAGTGACGGAGGCGGCCGGCTCGGCAGTGCGCTGTCGGGTCTGGCCGTGGCCGTTGGCTGCGTGCTCTTTCTCGGAGGGTTCGCCTGGGGAGCGGTTGAGTACAAGCCGTACACCGTGCCGACCGACTCGATGACCCCGACCGTGAAGGTGGGGGACCGGGTGCTGGCACAGCGAATAGACAGCAGTGCGGTGCACCGCGGTGACGTGGTGATCTTCCAGGATCCCGACTGGGGCGATATGCCGATGGTCAAGCGGGTCGTCGGAGTCGGCGGCGACAAGGTCGCCTGCTGTGACACCAGGGGCCGGCTCACTGTGAACGGCAATGGCATCAACGAGCCGTACCTCAATGCCGATCCGCTCTCCAAGGGGCGGGCCTCCGCGATGGGTTTCACCGTGAAGGTGCCCGCGGGGCGGCTCTTCCTGCTCGGTGACGAGCGCACCAACTCGATGGACTCGCGTGTCCACCTCCAGGACGCGGACCACGGCTCGGTACCGCGCTCGACGGTGTCCGCGCGGGTGGACGCCATCGCCTGGCCGCTGAGCGGCGGAACGATCGGGCGGCCGGAGGCCTTCGCCGCGCTGCCCGGCGGGGTCTCGCAGCCCGGGCCGCTGAAGCTGGTCGTGGCGGCTGTGCTGGCCGGAGTCGTGCTGATCCTGGGCGGCTCGGTCTACGGGCCGCTCGCGCGGGGGCTGGGCGGCCGGAAGAAGAAGGTGGCCGTCGGTGTCGGCTGA
- the lepB gene encoding signal peptidase I produces MAVGARSGHEEPEDRPGPPVGGEGTEASDSGWSDGPGKDGGQHRAGDRQNGPDGPDGLDEDDRDGENTGHSGPKKQRSFWKELPLLIGIALVLALLIKTFLVQAFSIPSDSMQDTLQRGDRVLVDKLTPWFGSEPERGDVVVFHDPGGWLEGEPTPTPNVAQKFLSFIGLMPSAEEKDLIKRVIAIGGDTVSCKKGGPVVVNGKALSEKSFIFPGNTPCDDQPFGPIHVPKGRIWVMGDHRQDSLDSRYHQQLPGGGTVSTKEVVGRAFVVAWPVDRWSWLGVPGTFDQKGINAAGAVAPGALGLAGALPLVIRRRRKLTRDGTAG; encoded by the coding sequence GTGGCGGTCGGCGCGCGATCCGGACACGAAGAGCCAGAGGACCGGCCAGGGCCGCCCGTTGGTGGCGAGGGAACCGAAGCCTCTGACAGCGGGTGGTCCGACGGGCCCGGCAAGGACGGCGGTCAGCACAGGGCCGGCGACCGGCAGAACGGCCCCGACGGGCCGGACGGCCTCGACGAGGACGACAGGGACGGCGAGAACACCGGCCACAGCGGGCCGAAGAAGCAGCGCTCCTTCTGGAAGGAGCTGCCGCTTCTCATCGGCATCGCGCTGGTCCTGGCCCTGTTGATCAAGACTTTCCTGGTGCAGGCGTTCTCGATCCCCTCCGACTCGATGCAGGACACGCTGCAGCGCGGTGACCGGGTGCTGGTCGACAAGCTGACCCCGTGGTTCGGCTCGGAGCCGGAGCGGGGCGACGTCGTGGTGTTCCACGACCCGGGCGGCTGGCTCGAAGGCGAGCCGACCCCGACTCCGAACGTGGCGCAGAAGTTCCTCAGTTTCATCGGCCTGATGCCGTCCGCCGAGGAGAAGGACCTGATCAAGCGGGTCATCGCGATCGGCGGGGACACGGTTTCCTGCAAGAAGGGGGGCCCGGTCGTCGTCAACGGCAAGGCGCTCTCCGAGAAGTCGTTCATCTTCCCCGGCAACACCCCTTGCGACGACCAGCCGTTCGGGCCGATCCATGTGCCCAAGGGCCGGATCTGGGTGATGGGCGACCACCGTCAGGACTCGCTCGACTCGCGCTACCACCAGCAACTGCCGGGTGGCGGCACGGTCTCCACCAAGGAGGTCGTCGGACGGGCCTTCGTCGTGGCCTGGCCGGTCGACCGCTGGTCGTGGCTGGGGGTTCCCGGCACCTTCGATCAGAAGGGCATCAACGCCGCAGGCGCCGTCGCTCCTGGGGCGCTGGGTCTCGCCGGGGCACTGCCTCTGGTGATCCGGCGCAGGCGCAAGCTGACCCGCGACGGTACCGCCGGGTAA
- the lepB gene encoding signal peptidase I, which translates to MGNRGRARGSGESAERTPEASAPTGERALPTRAERRRLARKVQRRRRRSKAQEIPVLIVVAVVIALVLKTFLVQAFVIPSGSMEETIRIGDRVLVDKLTPWFGSKPQRGDVVVFKDPGHWLPPEESKSQSSPFLVKQLKEGLTFIGLLPSDNEQDLIKRVIGVGGDTVKCCDKDGRVTVNGVPLNEPYLHPGNPPSQLKFEVKVPAGRLFVMGDHRSNSADSRFHMDGPYQGTVPVSGVVGRAVVIAWPLGHWSRLKEPATFASVASRAGQDPPGPGPRSLASQDRHVNFPLPTPAELPLVMGVVGLRLPGGRRRHGVRSGCGGRGGRRAIRTRRARGPARAARWWRGNRSL; encoded by the coding sequence ATGGGTAACCGGGGGAGAGCGCGCGGCAGCGGGGAGAGCGCCGAGCGTACGCCGGAGGCGAGCGCCCCTACGGGCGAGCGCGCCCTGCCCACCAGGGCCGAGCGGCGCAGGCTCGCGCGCAAGGTCCAGCGGCGGCGGCGCCGGTCCAAGGCCCAGGAGATACCGGTCCTCATCGTCGTTGCGGTCGTGATCGCGCTGGTGCTCAAGACGTTCCTGGTGCAGGCGTTCGTCATCCCGTCGGGTTCGATGGAGGAGACGATCCGGATCGGTGACCGGGTGCTGGTGGACAAGCTCACCCCCTGGTTCGGCTCGAAACCGCAGCGCGGCGATGTCGTCGTCTTCAAGGACCCGGGCCACTGGCTGCCGCCCGAGGAGAGCAAGTCCCAGAGCTCGCCGTTCCTCGTGAAGCAGCTCAAGGAGGGCCTGACCTTCATCGGACTGCTGCCGTCGGACAACGAACAGGATCTGATCAAGCGGGTCATCGGGGTCGGCGGCGACACCGTGAAGTGCTGCGACAAGGACGGCAGGGTCACGGTCAACGGCGTCCCGCTGAACGAGCCGTATCTCCATCCGGGAAATCCGCCCTCCCAGCTGAAGTTCGAGGTGAAGGTCCCGGCCGGACGGCTCTTCGTGATGGGCGACCACCGGTCCAACTCGGCGGATTCGCGGTTCCACATGGACGGGCCCTACCAGGGGACGGTGCCGGTGAGCGGTGTGGTGGGGCGCGCGGTCGTCATCGCCTGGCCGCTGGGGCACTGGAGCAGGCTCAAGGAGCCCGCCACCTTCGCGTCGGTGGCCTCCCGGGCCGGCCAGGATCCGCCCGGCCCCGGTCCGCGGAGCCTCGCCTCTCAGGATCGGCACGTAAACTTCCCGCTCCCGACTCCTGCGGAACTTCCGCTCGTTATGGGAGTGGTGGGCCTGCGTCTCCCCGGAGGCAGGCGACGGCACGGAGTGAGGAGTGGATGTGGGGGACGTGGCGGTCGGCGCGCGATCCGGACACGAAGAGCCAGAGGACCGGCCAGGGCCGCCCGTTGGTGGCGAGGGAACCGAAGCCTCTGA
- the lepB gene encoding signal peptidase I: protein MDTEAQHKERDRSPEPDTSGEEERSRSVRIAALVGGPWRKAGLLALVCLVFLLLLSTYVMQPFLIPSGSMEPTLQVGDRVLVDKLAYRFGDVPQRGDVVVFDGAGSFVREAPAQNPVTRVVHGAAAALGLAAPAGADYVKRVVGVGGDHVVCCDERGRIKVNGRPVDEAYVYPGNPPSQVPFDIVVPAGTLWVMGDHRSRSSDSRDHLGDPGGGMVPVGQVIGRAGWIGWPFSRWTSVKRTGAFDRVRAAGGSHG from the coding sequence ATGGACACCGAAGCACAGCACAAGGAGCGCGACCGCTCACCCGAACCGGATACGTCCGGGGAGGAAGAGCGGTCGCGCTCTGTGCGTATCGCGGCGCTGGTCGGGGGACCGTGGCGCAAGGCAGGGCTGCTTGCCCTCGTCTGCCTGGTGTTCCTGCTTCTGCTGAGTACGTATGTGATGCAGCCGTTCCTCATCCCCAGCGGCTCCATGGAGCCCACGCTGCAGGTGGGGGACCGGGTGCTGGTGGACAAGCTGGCGTACCGGTTCGGCGACGTGCCGCAGCGCGGGGACGTCGTGGTCTTCGACGGCGCCGGCTCGTTCGTGCGGGAGGCGCCCGCGCAGAACCCCGTGACCCGCGTGGTGCACGGTGCGGCGGCGGCGCTGGGTCTGGCCGCGCCCGCCGGCGCCGACTACGTGAAGCGTGTGGTGGGGGTGGGGGGCGACCATGTCGTCTGCTGCGACGAGCGCGGGCGGATCAAGGTGAACGGGCGGCCGGTGGACGAGGCGTATGTGTATCCGGGCAACCCGCCCTCCCAGGTGCCCTTCGACATCGTGGTGCCCGCCGGAACCCTCTGGGTGATGGGCGACCACCGATCCCGCTCCAGCGACTCCCGTGACCATCTCGGGGACCCCGGTGGCGGGATGGTCCCGGTGGGCCAGGTGATCGGGCGGGCCGGCTGGATCGGCTGGCCGTTCAGCCGCTGGACCTCGGTGAAGCGGACCGGGGCCTTCGACCGGGTGCGGGCGGCCGGTGGCAGCCATGGGTAA
- the rplS gene encoding 50S ribosomal protein L19: MSSLLNDVKAASLRSDLPAFRAGDTVNVHVRVIEGNRSRIQQFKGVVIRRQGAGVSETFTVRKVSFSVGVERTFPVHSPIFEKIELVTRGDVRRAKLYYLRELRGKAAKIKEKRDH, from the coding sequence ATGTCCAGCCTGCTCAACGACGTCAAGGCCGCTTCGCTGCGGTCCGACCTTCCGGCCTTCCGCGCCGGTGACACGGTCAACGTCCACGTCCGTGTCATCGAGGGCAACCGCTCGCGTATCCAGCAGTTCAAGGGTGTCGTCATCCGCCGCCAGGGTGCGGGCGTCAGCGAGACCTTCACGGTCCGCAAGGTCTCCTTCTCGGTCGGCGTCGAGCGTACTTTCCCGGTGCACAGCCCGATCTTCGAGAAGATCGAGCTCGTGACCCGCGGTGACGTCCGTCGCGCGAAGCTGTACTACCTCCGTGAGCTGCGCGGCAAGGCCGCGAAGATCAAGGAGAAGCGCGACCACTGA
- the trmD gene encoding tRNA (guanosine(37)-N1)-methyltransferase TrmD, protein MRLDVVTIFPEYLEPLNVSLVGKARARGRLDVQVHDLRDWTYDRHNTVDDTPYGGGPGMVMKTEPWGEALDEVVAAGYEAGASGPVLVVPTPSGRPFTQQVAVELSERPWLVFTPARYEGIDRRVVDEYATRMPVYEVSIGDYVLAGGEAAVLVITEAVARLLPGVLGNAESHRDDSFATGAMADLLEGPVYTKPPEWRGRGIPDVLLSGHHGKIARWRRDEAFRRTDLNRPDLLERSDPASFGKKDREMLSILGWKQGPGGRFGREPGDVEE, encoded by the coding sequence ATGCGGCTCGACGTCGTCACGATCTTCCCGGAGTACCTCGAACCGCTGAATGTCTCGCTGGTCGGCAAGGCGCGCGCCCGCGGCCGGCTCGACGTACAGGTGCACGACCTGCGCGACTGGACGTACGACCGGCACAACACGGTCGACGACACCCCCTACGGCGGCGGCCCCGGCATGGTCATGAAGACCGAGCCCTGGGGCGAGGCGCTGGACGAGGTGGTGGCGGCCGGTTATGAGGCGGGGGCGTCCGGCCCGGTCCTGGTCGTGCCCACGCCCAGCGGCCGCCCCTTCACCCAGCAGGTCGCGGTCGAACTCTCCGAGCGGCCCTGGCTGGTCTTCACACCCGCCAGGTACGAGGGCATCGACCGACGGGTCGTCGACGAGTACGCGACCCGGATGCCGGTGTACGAGGTCTCCATCGGGGACTACGTCCTGGCGGGCGGCGAGGCCGCGGTCCTGGTGATCACGGAAGCCGTCGCCCGGCTGCTGCCCGGTGTACTCGGCAACGCCGAATCGCACCGCGACGACTCCTTCGCCACCGGCGCGATGGCCGACCTCCTCGAAGGCCCCGTCTACACGAAGCCGCCCGAGTGGCGCGGCCGTGGCATCCCGGACGTGCTGCTGAGCGGCCACCACGGGAAGATCGCGCGCTGGCGCCGGGACGAGGCGTTCCGGCGTACGGACCTCAACAGGCCGGATCTGCTGGAGCGCAGCGATCCCGCGTCCTTCGGCAAGAAGGACCGCGAAATGCTCTCGATCCTGGGCTGGAAGCAGGGGCCCGGAGGGCGATTTGGGCGAGAGCCCGGGGACGTGGAAGAATAG
- the rimM gene encoding ribosome maturation factor RimM (Essential for efficient processing of 16S rRNA) — protein sequence MQLVVARIGRAHGIKGEVTVEVRTDEPELRLGPGAVLATDPAATGPLTIETGRVHSGRLLLRFAGVTDRTAAEALRNTLLIAEVDPQQTPEDPEEFYDHQLMDLDVVLSDGTEVGRITEITHLPSQDLFIVERPDGSEVMIPFVEEIVTEIDLEEQRAVIDPPPGLIDDSRAEVAGARDDD from the coding sequence GTGCAACTGGTAGTCGCACGGATCGGGCGCGCCCACGGGATCAAGGGCGAAGTCACCGTGGAGGTGCGCACGGACGAGCCCGAGCTACGGCTCGGTCCCGGCGCGGTGCTCGCCACCGACCCTGCGGCCACCGGGCCGCTGACGATCGAGACCGGCCGGGTGCACAGCGGCAGGCTGCTGCTGCGCTTCGCGGGGGTCACGGACCGGACGGCCGCCGAGGCTCTCCGGAACACCCTGCTGATCGCCGAGGTCGACCCGCAGCAGACCCCGGAGGACCCCGAGGAGTTCTACGACCACCAGCTGATGGACCTCGACGTGGTGCTGTCCGACGGCACCGAGGTCGGCCGGATCACCGAGATCACCCACCTGCCCTCGCAGGACCTCTTCATCGTGGAGCGGCCCGACGGCAGCGAGGTCATGATCCCCTTCGTCGAGGAGATCGTCACCGAGATCGACCTGGAGGAGCAGCGGGCCGTCATCGACCCGCCGCCCGGCCTGATCGACGACAGCAGGGCCGAGGTCGCCGGCGCCAGGGACGACGACTGA
- a CDS encoding RNA-binding protein: MLEEALEHLVKGIVDNPDDVQVASRNLRRGQVLEVRVHPDDLGKVIGRNGRTARALRTIVGAIGGRGIRVDLVDVDQVR, encoded by the coding sequence ATGCTCGAGGAGGCTCTCGAGCACCTCGTGAAGGGCATCGTCGACAACCCCGACGACGTACAGGTCGCTTCGCGCAACCTCCGTCGCGGGCAGGTGCTGGAGGTCCGGGTGCACCCCGACGACCTCGGTAAGGTGATCGGCCGCAACGGCCGCACCGCGCGCGCCCTGCGCACCATTGTGGGCGCCATCGGCGGCCGTGGCATCCGGGTCGACCTCGTCGACGTGGACCAGGTCCGCTGA
- the rpsP gene encoding 30S ribosomal protein S16 gives MAVKIKLKRLGKIRSPHYRIVVADSRTRRDGRAIEEIGLYHPVQNPSRIEVNSERAQYWLSVGAQPTEPVMAILKLTGDWQAHKGLPAPAPLLQPEPKADKRAAFEAFAKSIEGDEPKGEAITPKAKKADKKADEAAPAAESTESTEA, from the coding sequence GTGGCAGTCAAGATCAAGCTGAAGCGTCTGGGCAAGATCCGTTCGCCTCACTACCGCATCGTCGTCGCCGACTCCCGTACCCGCCGTGATGGCCGGGCCATCGAGGAGATCGGCCTGTATCACCCGGTGCAGAACCCCTCGCGCATCGAGGTCAATTCGGAGCGTGCGCAGTACTGGCTGTCCGTCGGCGCCCAGCCGACCGAGCCGGTCATGGCGATCCTGAAGCTCACCGGTGACTGGCAGGCGCACAAGGGCCTCCCGGCCCCCGCGCCGCTGCTGCAGCCGGAGCCGAAGGCCGACAAGCGCGCTGCGTTCGAGGCGTTCGCCAAGTCCATCGAGGGCGACGAGCCGAAGGGTGAGGCCATCACCCCGAAGGCGAAGAAGGCCGACAAGAAGGCGGACGAGGCGGCTCCGGCTGCTGAGTCCACCGAGTCGACCGAGGCCTGA